In Sorghum bicolor cultivar BTx623 chromosome 10, Sorghum_bicolor_NCBIv3, whole genome shotgun sequence, one genomic interval encodes:
- the LOC110431321 gene encoding uncharacterized protein LOC110431321: MAADDESCTHDMKKLLMAPHPHGASGSNKAPAPLVDKTLCCACDIIKLLPTGTVMAFHALAPSFSNHGVCGTASRYLTLALIGACTASCLLLSFTDSMVGQDGRLYYGVATPRGFYPFNFDGTCDERRRRFGDIPRMKIKALDFVHALVSAVLFVVVALGNAGIQSCLLPDIGPDAREVLMNLPVGLGFLSSMVFMIFPTTRKSIGYTDLMPHQQEDDGKRSHNNAV; encoded by the coding sequence ATGGCCGCCGACGACGAGTCGTGTACCCACGACATGAAGAAGCTGCTGATGGCACCACATCCACATGGCGCCAGCGGTAGCAACAAGGCACCTGCCCCGTTGGTCGACAAAACCTTGTGCTGCGCCTGCGACATCATCAAGCTCCTGCCGACCGGCACTGTCATGGCCTTCCATGCGCTGGCGCCGTCCTTCAGCAACCACGGCGTATGCGGCACAGCCAGCCGGTACCTTACCCTCGCGCTCATCGGCGCTTGCACTGCCTCCTGTTTGCTGCTCTCCTTCACCGACAGCATGGTCGGCCAGGACGGGCGGCTCTACTATGGCGTCGCCACGCCGCGGGGCTTCTACCCGTTCAACTTCGACGGGACATGCGACGAGCGGAGGCGCAGGTTCGGCGACATTCCCAGGATGAAGATCAAGGCGCTCGACTTCGTGCACGCGCTCGTCTCCGCGGTCCTGTTCGTCGTGGTGGCCCTAGGCAACGCCGGCATACAGAGCTGCCTGCTCCCGGACATTGGGCCGGACGCCAGGGAAGTGCTCATGAACCTTCCGGTGGGACTAGGGTTCCTGTCCAGCATGGTGTTCATGATCTTCCCAACAACCAGGAAGAGCATCGGCTACACGGACTTGATGCCTCATCAACAAGAAGACGATGGGAAACGAAGCCATAATAATGCcgtataa